One genomic window of Leptotrichia shahii includes the following:
- the tilS gene encoding tRNA lysidine(34) synthetase TilS, whose translation MEKLKKIEKKILKRSIEIIEKKLISEGDKILIAFSGGPDSVFLYNFLKFLKSRILIEISLVYVNHNLRVDVGNDLEFVKKFADENNVDYYIQSVDVKKYAIENKKSVELAARELRYKAIEDIRKKIGYNKIATGHNMDDNVETFIFRILRGTSMTGLKGIPEMRKNILRPILGFEKREILYFLKNKNQEYLVDYTNNENNYTRNFIRNEIFPYFEKINPDFRKKVESLIMEINERNFAEVEKFENEKNLEKENFKILKENSINKKDKLSFLLKKNNVQISREKINQIFESFFTKNGKLKSSGTKEFYLGENKILQNMYGELKIVEITNKNEIRNLKSDKNGILHDKATILKENQSIKWYNYKITLYKNIKDFKKNFVNDENISYTFFKIDDRVENGEFFVRSRKDGDRISLKNLGHKKVKKVLIDEKVPKGERDFVPIVGVKVFRVQNDLESSDNGVKLGNDNGNNSEITEILAISNIKFSKFLEKIRKKEIKKLRNESKSKLLIIGRKNGRER comes from the coding sequence ATGGAAAAATTAAAAAAAATAGAAAAAAAAATATTGAAGAGATCAATCGAAATTATTGAAAAAAAATTGATTTCTGAAGGAGATAAAATTCTTATTGCATTTTCTGGAGGGCCTGATTCGGTTTTTCTTTATAATTTTTTAAAGTTTTTAAAAAGTCGAATTTTGATAGAAATTTCACTTGTTTATGTTAATCATAATTTGCGGGTTGATGTTGGGAATGACTTGGAATTTGTAAAAAAGTTTGCAGATGAAAATAATGTTGATTATTATATCCAAAGCGTAGATGTGAAAAAATATGCAATAGAAAATAAGAAATCCGTGGAACTGGCGGCTAGGGAATTACGATATAAAGCGATTGAAGATATTAGAAAAAAAATTGGGTATAATAAAATTGCAACGGGACACAATATGGATGATAATGTGGAAACTTTTATTTTTCGGATTTTGCGTGGAACGTCGATGACTGGATTAAAGGGTATTCCAGAAATGCGAAAGAATATATTAAGACCAATCTTAGGATTTGAAAAACGTGAAATTTTGTATTTTTTGAAAAATAAAAATCAAGAATATTTGGTTGATTATACAAATAATGAAAATAACTATACAAGGAATTTTATTAGAAATGAAATTTTCCCCTATTTTGAAAAGATTAATCCAGATTTTAGAAAAAAAGTGGAATCTTTGATTATGGAAATTAATGAAAGAAATTTTGCTGAGGTAGAAAAATTTGAAAATGAGAAAAATTTAGAAAAGGAAAATTTTAAAATTTTAAAGGAAAATAGTATTAATAAAAAGGATAAATTGAGTTTTCTTTTAAAAAAAAATAATGTGCAAATTTCAAGGGAAAAAATTAATCAAATTTTTGAGAGTTTCTTTACTAAGAATGGAAAATTGAAAAGTTCAGGGACAAAGGAATTTTATCTGGGAGAAAATAAAATTTTACAAAATATGTATGGTGAATTGAAAATTGTAGAGATTACAAATAAAAATGAGATAAGAAATTTAAAAAGTGATAAAAATGGAATATTACATGATAAAGCTACAATTTTAAAGGAAAATCAAAGTATCAAATGGTATAATTATAAAATAACTCTATATAAAAATATTAAAGATTTTAAAAAGAATTTTGTGAATGATGAAAATATAAGTTATACTTTTTTTAAGATTGATGATAGAGTGGAAAATGGGGAATTTTTTGTCAGAAGCAGAAAAGATGGAGATAGGATTTCTCTCAAAAATTTGGGACATAAAAAGGTAAAAAAAGTTTTAATTGATGAAAAAGTTCCAAAAGGGGAAAGAGATTTTGTTCCAATTGTGGGAGTTAAGGTTTTTAGAGTTCAAAATGATTTGGAGTCTTCAGATAACGGAGTAAAATTGGGAAATGATAATGGAAATAATAGTGAAATAACAGAAATTTTAGCAATTTCAAATATAAAATTTTCAAAATTTTTGGAAAAAATTCGAAAAAAAGAAATAAAAAAATTAAGAAATGAGAGTAAAAGTAAATTATTAATAATTGGGAGGAAAAATGGAAGAGAAAGATAA
- a CDS encoding DKNYY domain-containing protein has translation MKKFFRMLGLIILIGNIGFAEYTIKDGKVYWDDELVVKYVNGVVGQYNKFLPDVESFKILKDGYARDKGTIYYDGETVKKQNGDNEVDIKTFEILEKNVARDKNTVYINGIDYPNVDVNTVKIVKSKYDFINYVKDKNGIYWIGSPDVEVNRHYDKETFEDLGDFFARDKNYIYYFEKPLKFIDKASFKKLSDSYISDKNGIYYLDKIIKGADKNSFEIMEWDYAKDRNNVYYEDKKVSGADISTFEVKVDIVKDKNSIYSNGKKLEGADIQTFRKLNEYYDIDKNNIYYNLNSNSDIKRIKNTDGNFKIIEEKLVKNKDGMYYLGEKIEEIDPNSFKIIRKNNLKKDNSYYAKDSKNVYYIQLDPSYILDTDNTLKNVVKVLKGANPNTFEVINDYYSKDDKNIFYISWIVEKDPLIKGADIKTFEVLNNDFSKDKDNVYFGTDREEDLDSKSFKILNLNSQNRNGYYVEDKNGIYFLKINDFGNYFNKITDKGKFLNDFYIKDNDYVYCNEDVLNDADPNTFKVVDEHSSRAGDKNHKYEYCKTMKQ, from the coding sequence ATGAAAAAATTTTTTAGAATGTTAGGATTAATTATTTTAATTGGAAATATTGGATTTGCAGAATATACGATTAAAGATGGCAAAGTTTATTGGGATGATGAACTTGTCGTGAAATATGTAAATGGGGTAGTCGGTCAGTACAATAAATTTTTACCTGATGTGGAAAGTTTTAAAATATTAAAAGATGGGTATGCAAGAGATAAAGGAACTATTTATTATGATGGAGAAACAGTGAAAAAACAAAATGGGGATAATGAAGTAGATATAAAAACATTTGAAATTTTGGAAAAGAATGTGGCAAGAGATAAAAATACGGTTTATATTAATGGAATTGATTATCCCAATGTGGATGTAAATACAGTAAAAATTGTAAAATCTAAATATGATTTTATTAATTATGTGAAGGATAAAAACGGTATATATTGGATTGGAAGTCCTGATGTAGAAGTAAATCGGCACTATGATAAGGAAACTTTTGAAGATTTAGGAGATTTTTTTGCAAGAGATAAGAATTATATTTATTATTTTGAAAAGCCTTTAAAGTTTATTGATAAAGCAAGTTTTAAAAAATTGTCAGATAGCTACATATCTGATAAAAATGGGATTTATTATCTTGATAAGATAATTAAAGGAGCTGATAAAAATAGTTTTGAAATAATGGAATGGGATTATGCGAAAGATAGAAATAATGTTTATTATGAGGATAAAAAAGTGTCAGGGGCAGATATTAGCACATTTGAGGTAAAAGTGGATATTGTGAAAGATAAAAATAGCATTTATTCTAATGGGAAAAAGTTAGAGGGAGCAGATATCCAAACTTTTAGAAAGTTAAATGAATATTATGATATTGATAAAAATAATATATATTATAATTTAAATTCAAATTCGGATATAAAAAGAATAAAAAATACTGATGGAAATTTTAAAATAATTGAAGAAAAACTTGTAAAAAATAAAGATGGCATGTATTATTTAGGTGAAAAAATAGAAGAAATTGATCCAAATAGTTTTAAAATTATAAGAAAAAATAATTTAAAAAAAGATAATTCGTATTATGCAAAAGATAGTAAAAATGTGTATTATATTCAATTAGATCCATCATATATTTTAGATACAGATAATACTTTAAAAAATGTTGTTAAAGTTTTGAAAGGTGCAAATCCTAATACATTTGAAGTAATAAATGATTATTACAGTAAAGATGATAAAAATATATTTTATATAAGTTGGATTGTTGAAAAAGATCCTTTGATAAAAGGGGCTGATATAAAAACATTTGAAGTGTTGAATAATGATTTTTCAAAAGATAAGGATAATGTATATTTTGGAACTGATAGAGAAGAAGATTTAGATTCTAAAAGTTTTAAAATTTTGAATTTAAATAGTCAAAATAGGAATGGTTATTATGTAGAAGATAAAAATGGAATTTATTTTCTAAAAATAAATGATTTTGGTAATTATTTCAATAAAATTACTGATAAGGGTAAATTTTTGAATGATTTCTATATCAAGGATAATGATTATGTATATTGTAATGAAGATGTATTGAATGATGCGGATCCAAATACATTTAAAGTGGTGGACGAGCATAGTTCACGAGCTGGGGATAAAAATCATAAATATGAGTATTGTAAGACTATGAAACAATGA
- the purD gene encoding phosphoribosylamine--glycine ligase has product MRVLIVGAGGREHAIAWKISQNEKVEKIFIAPGNAGAELLPKVENVNLSNNIDEYVKFAKENNIDLTFVGSEELLVAGIVDEFHKNGLKIFGPNKQAAILEGSKAYSKDFMKKYGIKTAVYEIFDNAEKAKEFLNNWKDFPVVVKASGLAAGKGVIIAQNLDEAIKAIDDIMIDEKFGNAGSQVVIEEFLDGVEASILSFTDSKIIVPLLSAKDHKKIGENETGLNTGGMGVISPNPYVTDEVFESFKNDIMNPTLKGIKAEGMDFEGVIFFGLMITEKGVYLLEYNMRLGDPETQAVLPLLENDLLELVEYSFDKKLSELNVIWKPLHACCVVGAAKGYPETYRKGDIITGIENASDNELVFIAGAKFENGKFKTNGGRVLNAVAFGETLDEAKKNAYKLLDKIKFDGMYFRKDIGRIK; this is encoded by the coding sequence ATGAGAGTGTTAATAGTAGGAGCAGGTGGAAGAGAACATGCAATTGCTTGGAAAATATCTCAAAATGAAAAGGTAGAGAAAATATTTATAGCACCAGGAAATGCAGGAGCTGAGTTGTTGCCAAAAGTTGAAAATGTAAATTTATCGAATAATATAGACGAGTATGTTAAATTTGCGAAGGAAAATAATATTGATTTGACATTTGTTGGAAGTGAAGAATTATTGGTAGCTGGGATTGTTGATGAATTTCATAAAAATGGGTTGAAAATTTTTGGGCCTAATAAACAAGCGGCGATTCTTGAAGGAAGCAAGGCTTATTCTAAAGATTTTATGAAAAAATATGGGATAAAAACTGCTGTTTATGAAATTTTTGATAATGCTGAAAAAGCAAAAGAATTTTTGAATAATTGGAAAGATTTCCCTGTAGTTGTAAAAGCTAGTGGTCTTGCGGCTGGGAAAGGTGTAATTATTGCTCAAAATCTTGATGAGGCGATAAAAGCGATTGATGATATAATGATTGACGAGAAATTTGGAAACGCTGGAAGCCAAGTTGTAATTGAAGAATTTCTGGATGGTGTAGAAGCGTCGATACTTTCATTTACAGATAGTAAAATTATTGTACCATTATTGTCAGCAAAAGATCACAAAAAAATTGGAGAAAATGAAACTGGACTAAATACAGGTGGAATGGGAGTTATAAGTCCTAATCCTTATGTTACAGATGAAGTTTTTGAAAGTTTTAAAAATGATATTATGAATCCAACTTTAAAAGGAATAAAAGCTGAAGGAATGGACTTTGAAGGTGTAATCTTCTTTGGGTTAATGATTACAGAAAAAGGTGTTTACTTGCTTGAATACAATATGAGATTGGGAGATCCTGAAACTCAAGCAGTTTTACCGTTGTTGGAAAATGATTTGTTAGAATTGGTAGAATATTCGTTTGACAAAAAATTATCGGAATTAAATGTTATATGGAAACCACTTCATGCTTGTTGTGTTGTAGGAGCTGCAAAAGGATATCCAGAAACTTACAGAAAAGGCGATATTATAACTGGAATTGAAAATGCTTCAGATAATGAATTAGTATTTATTGCAGGAGCTAAATTTGAAAATGGAAAATTCAAGACTAATGGCGGAAGGGTGTTGAATGCTGTTGCATTTGGAGAAACTTTGGATGAAGCTAAGAAAAATGCTTATAAATTGTTGGATAAAATTAAATTTGATGGAATGTACTTTAGAAAAGATATAGGTAGAATTAAGTAA
- the sfsA gene encoding DNA/RNA nuclease SfsA yields the protein MKKNKILYTINYDKIVNFKERVTRFTVRFEFKDSENEEYSGEDFAHLHDTGRLTELLIDGAELLIKKANNKNRKTKWDIIAVKVHGEVILINTAFHRYITETIFHDNEISPFGKPSYIKPEIKHNNSKLDFYLETEKEKIYIEVKGCTLVNRKIAQFPGSPSIRALKHLKELMELKKEGFRTAVFILIFRKSEIFAPEHIIDREFSETFYEAMENGVEIYPMLLEYREDENVYFVKKIGIMKKRF from the coding sequence ATGAAAAAAAACAAAATTCTTTATACGATAAACTATGACAAAATTGTGAATTTTAAAGAAAGAGTAACTCGTTTTACTGTTAGATTTGAATTTAAAGATTCTGAAAATGAAGAATATTCAGGAGAAGACTTTGCTCATTTGCATGATACTGGAAGATTGACGGAATTATTGATTGATGGTGCAGAATTGTTGATAAAAAAGGCAAATAATAAAAATCGTAAAACTAAATGGGATATTATTGCAGTGAAAGTTCATGGGGAAGTTATTCTTATAAATACGGCTTTTCATCGCTATATTACAGAAACCATATTTCACGATAATGAAATTTCTCCATTTGGAAAACCTTCGTATATAAAACCTGAAATTAAGCATAATAATAGCAAACTTGATTTTTATTTAGAAACTGAAAAAGAAAAAATTTACATTGAAGTAAAAGGTTGCACTTTGGTAAACAGAAAAATTGCTCAATTTCCTGGTTCTCCTTCAATTCGTGCCTTAAAACATTTGAAAGAACTTATGGAACTTAAAAAAGAAGGCTTTAGGACAGCAGTTTTTATTTTGATATTCAGAAAATCTGAAATTTTCGCACCCGAACATATTATCGACAGAGAGTTTTCTGAAACTTTTTATGAAGCGATGGAAAATGGTGTTGAAATTTATCCGATGCTTTTGGAATATAGGGAAGATGAGAATGTTTATTTTGTTAAGAAAATTGGGATAATGAAGAAGAGATTTTAG
- a CDS encoding YARHG domain-containing protein — protein sequence MKKVKILLLFALVIIFGVNLLANDWEFGSEGGHIVPMNVSNISIKSERLHFKLEKFKSEYGTLDNEMVVTVRFVFDSPEAGEKYIGFITPEGGNEEWDEVNHFKNFRTVVNGKSVNTVSYRLTDFVPKDVKKLEEVKKYFKEYDEEKAKEEADYYKRSYVYYFKANFKKGENVIEHSYRYDGSGGVGIVDFNYVWSTISKWKNQKVDDFEVIVEPGDALIAMPVIKTKDGKEIKWQLAGEGNVDYAYKENYETNEPYKILYARLKKGYLYFKTNNFKPEEEFELREIKGLRVNYVFPDKTEKGFKFKDDLTDNAYSIKYLDKDEIKNISDEELQIMRNYPYALAGYDFSDKKLKDYFSKFLWYVPTGKDVKLGEYDYESVKDVDKVINDRKNGK from the coding sequence ATGAAAAAAGTCAAAATACTGCTATTATTTGCTCTAGTTATTATTTTTGGTGTAAATTTGTTGGCGAATGACTGGGAATTTGGATCGGAAGGTGGGCATATTGTGCCTATGAATGTTTCAAATATTTCAATAAAGAGTGAAAGACTTCATTTTAAATTGGAAAAATTTAAGTCAGAGTATGGGACGCTAGATAATGAAATGGTAGTAACTGTTAGATTTGTGTTTGATAGTCCTGAAGCTGGGGAGAAATATATTGGATTTATCACGCCTGAAGGTGGAAATGAAGAATGGGATGAAGTTAATCATTTTAAAAATTTTAGAACTGTTGTAAATGGGAAAAGTGTAAATACAGTTTCTTATAGATTGACTGATTTTGTTCCAAAGGACGTAAAGAAACTTGAAGAAGTGAAAAAATATTTTAAGGAATATGACGAAGAAAAGGCAAAAGAGGAAGCCGACTATTATAAAAGAAGCTATGTTTATTATTTTAAAGCAAACTTTAAAAAGGGAGAAAATGTAATTGAGCATAGCTATCGTTACGATGGAAGTGGCGGTGTTGGAATTGTTGATTTTAACTATGTCTGGTCGACTATTTCAAAATGGAAAAATCAGAAAGTGGATGATTTTGAAGTGATTGTTGAGCCAGGAGATGCTCTTATTGCGATGCCTGTGATAAAAACAAAAGATGGGAAAGAGATAAAATGGCAATTGGCTGGAGAAGGAAATGTTGATTATGCTTACAAAGAAAATTATGAAACAAATGAGCCATATAAAATTCTTTATGCCAGATTGAAAAAAGGTTATTTATATTTTAAAACAAATAATTTTAAACCTGAAGAAGAATTTGAATTGAGAGAAATAAAAGGTTTGAGAGTTAATTATGTATTTCCTGATAAAACGGAAAAAGGTTTTAAATTTAAAGATGATTTAACAGATAATGCCTATTCGATAAAATATTTAGATAAAGATGAAATAAAAAATATTTCAGATGAAGAATTGCAAATAATGAGAAATTATCCTTATGCTTTGGCAGGTTATGATTTTTCAGACAAAAAATTAAAAGACTATTTTTCAAAATTTTTGTGGTATGTGCCGACTGGAAAAGATGTGAAATTGGGAGAATATGATTATGAGTCTGTTAAAGATGTGGATAAAGTTATAAATGATAGGAAGAATGGGAAATAG
- the mltG gene encoding endolytic transglycosylase MltG: protein MKNTLKIVYVTIFLILFICLSLFFNFFFTKREYKNVNINVKKGTNFIQIYKDLKLNYGIMDRIYLKLNGGNIKLKVGTYKFNGKFSKYEIIKKIKNSETNGIRLTIPEGFTSKQVFARMEALELGNAEEINKVLSEVDFPYPHENNNFEGYFYPETYIFSENVTTKQVIRTILDEFLKKFPPEKYPDKQKFYDNLKLASIVEAEVPDAEDKPKVAGIFLKRLEVGMKLESDATLKYELGRQATRNDLKSQNTAYNSYKVKGLPPTPIGNPPIETFKAVLNAEKTDDLFFFTYKGKTYYSKTHEEHLKKRRESGQLK from the coding sequence ATGAAAAATACACTAAAAATTGTTTATGTTACAATATTTTTAATATTGTTTATATGTTTATCACTTTTTTTTAACTTCTTTTTTACAAAAAGAGAGTACAAGAATGTTAATATAAATGTAAAAAAAGGGACAAATTTTATACAGATTTATAAGGATTTAAAATTAAATTATGGAATTATGGATAGAATATATCTAAAATTAAATGGTGGAAATATAAAGTTAAAAGTGGGAACTTATAAATTTAATGGAAAATTTTCAAAATATGAAATTATAAAAAAAATTAAGAATAGCGAAACTAATGGAATAAGACTTACAATTCCTGAAGGCTTTACGTCGAAGCAAGTGTTTGCTCGTATGGAGGCGCTTGAATTGGGAAATGCGGAAGAAATAAATAAAGTTTTGAGTGAAGTTGACTTTCCGTATCCGCACGAAAATAATAATTTCGAAGGATATTTTTATCCCGAAACTTACATTTTTTCTGAAAATGTTACAACAAAGCAAGTCATTAGAACTATTCTTGATGAATTTTTGAAGAAATTTCCGCCTGAAAAGTATCCAGATAAGCAAAAATTTTATGATAATTTGAAATTGGCTTCTATTGTGGAAGCAGAGGTGCCTGATGCGGAGGATAAACCTAAAGTTGCTGGAATATTTTTGAAAAGATTGGAAGTTGGGATGAAGCTGGAATCAGATGCTACGTTAAAATATGAATTGGGGAGACAGGCTACGAGAAATGATTTAAAATCTCAAAATACAGCGTATAATTCGTATAAAGTCAAAGGATTGCCTCCGACACCAATTGGAAATCCTCCAATTGAAACTTTTAAGGCTGTGTTAAATGCTGAGAAAACAGATGATTTATTTTTCTTTACGTATAAGGGAAAAACATATTATTCAAAGACACATGAAGAACATTTGAAAAAACGTCGTGAAAGTGGGCAATTAAAGTAA
- a CDS encoding tetratricopeptide repeat protein — MEKQKNLERKTIKEWIKYIQEKIRNNSDYDSVYEEYKIFLENKLKEKPKNVEVVCQLAAVYNELTYQWDDIYKLLNEFIKKYENELTDEEKSRIYTNLGYYYDDQRDGSKRAIRTLRKAVMFNPNNSKAYYGLGANYYGAGKYDKSEEMYKRACELENNPIYKFEYANLLMINGKYKEAKIILEELIKKDFEFEKEDFAKIKYSYIANKIQLRKFENIEDEINELMLETVNKDDFFEEEFAELYYLAGSYEKSRKIYSKFKIQDYQFPAWWLRFYFYSLKQLNEIEKLQENFKIVLKIKDEEIESIKNGEFLTECTKSYKKEEIREIKRQIKNLKAEYEKILKTDYKPEVKIYPKFLYDCFLIDCPRHQKLDK, encoded by the coding sequence TTGGAAAAACAAAAAAATTTAGAAAGAAAAACGATAAAAGAATGGATAAAATATATTCAAGAAAAAATTAGAAATAATAGTGATTATGATTCTGTTTATGAAGAGTATAAAATATTTTTGGAAAATAAATTGAAAGAAAAGCCCAAAAATGTGGAAGTTGTTTGTCAACTAGCGGCAGTTTACAATGAATTAACTTATCAATGGGATGATATTTATAAATTATTGAATGAATTTATTAAAAAATATGAAAATGAATTGACTGATGAGGAAAAATCACGGATTTATACAAATTTAGGATATTATTATGATGATCAGAGAGATGGCAGTAAAAGAGCGATTAGAACTTTGAGAAAGGCTGTGATGTTTAATCCGAATAATTCAAAGGCTTATTATGGACTTGGGGCGAATTATTATGGTGCTGGGAAATATGATAAGTCGGAAGAAATGTATAAAAGAGCTTGTGAATTGGAGAATAATCCAATTTATAAGTTTGAATATGCGAATTTGCTGATGATTAATGGAAAATATAAAGAGGCGAAAATAATTTTGGAAGAATTAATAAAAAAAGATTTTGAATTTGAAAAAGAAGATTTTGCTAAGATAAAATATAGTTATATTGCAAATAAAATTCAATTAAGGAAATTTGAAAATATTGAGGATGAAATTAATGAATTAATGCTAGAAACGGTTAATAAAGATGATTTTTTTGAGGAAGAGTTTGCAGAGCTATATTATTTGGCAGGAAGTTATGAGAAAAGCCGAAAAATTTATTCAAAGTTTAAAATACAAGATTATCAATTTCCAGCTTGGTGGCTGAGATTCTATTTTTATTCTCTAAAGCAGTTAAATGAAATAGAAAAATTACAAGAAAATTTTAAAATAGTTTTGAAGATTAAAGATGAAGAAATAGAGAGCATTAAAAATGGAGAATTTTTAACAGAATGTACGAAATCGTATAAAAAAGAAGAAATTAGGGAGATAAAAAGGCAAATAAAGAATTTGAAGGCAGAATATGAAAAAATATTGAAAACAGATTATAAACCAGAAGTAAAAATTTATCCTAAATTTTTATATGACTGTTTTTTGATAGATTGTCCACGACATCAAAAATTAGATAAATAA
- a CDS encoding tetratricopeptide repeat protein, with product MKLDIEVKLNEGMKKYIYKIWEKLENEDRTEYDVALENYRKYLLKETVKNPEDVSVVCQLAGVYYLSRKCDGIEILETFLKRNFDILTEDEKFRMYADLAYLCEDRGCMEEKAIDYLEKAIKINSNNADIYYRLAGICFHVKMYQKSLENIEIACKMSDEAKYSYGYALILIQNKEYKKAEKILDNLLMGDSNNIKYHFYRVLCKIYLGNKDTENIEKLLEKIKEFEMLEKTDYEKYLNWLTYEGFHTFDEDVIKDLFYLCDNYEKYCKYAENVNFNLEANYMAPYLYSLKQLNKFEKIDRILKEAEKEIFQNIEEIKTDEEYQKDTTEEELLEMIEDEKQKLKNINLVLEKILNTDFKPKMEIFLYLKYECWLLDCPQHLIIDEN from the coding sequence ATGAAATTGGATATTGAAGTTAAATTGAATGAAGGTATGAAAAAATATATTTATAAAATATGGGAAAAATTGGAAAATGAAGACAGAACAGAATATGATGTTGCACTTGAAAATTATAGGAAATACTTGTTAAAGGAAACTGTAAAAAATCCTGAGGATGTTTCAGTCGTTTGTCAGTTGGCGGGAGTTTACTATTTGAGCAGGAAATGCGACGGTATAGAAATTTTAGAAACATTTTTGAAAAGGAATTTTGATATTTTAACAGAAGATGAAAAGTTTAGAATGTATGCTGATTTGGCTTATTTGTGTGAAGATAGGGGATGTATGGAAGAAAAGGCTATTGATTATCTTGAAAAAGCAATAAAAATTAATTCAAATAATGCAGACATTTATTACAGACTTGCAGGTATTTGTTTTCATGTTAAAATGTATCAAAAATCTCTTGAAAATATAGAAATTGCCTGCAAAATGAGTGATGAAGCGAAATATAGTTATGGATATGCACTGATTTTAATTCAAAATAAAGAATATAAAAAAGCTGAAAAAATTTTAGATAATTTGTTAATGGGAGACTCAAACAACATTAAATATCATTTTTATAGGGTTCTTTGTAAAATTTATTTAGGAAATAAAGATACTGAAAATATAGAAAAACTTTTGGAAAAAATAAAAGAGTTTGAAATGCTGGAGAAAACAGATTATGAAAAATATTTGAATTGGTTGACGTATGAAGGTTTTCACACGTTTGATGAAGATGTAATAAAAGATTTATTTTATTTATGCGATAATTATGAAAAATATTGTAAATATGCAGAGAATGTTAATTTTAATTTAGAAGCAAATTATATGGCACCGTATCTTTATTCTTTGAAACAATTGAATAAATTTGAGAAAATAGATAGAATATTGAAAGAAGCTGAAAAAGAGATTTTTCAAAACATTGAAGAAATAAAGACTGACGAAGAATATCAGAAAGATACAACAGAAGAAGAACTTTTGGAAATGATAGAAGATGAAAAGCAGAAATTGAAAAACATTAATTTAGTGCTGGAAAAAATATTGAATACGGATTTTAAGCCTAAGATGGAAATATTCCTGTATTTAAAATATGAATGTTGGTTACTGGATTGTCCACAACATTTGATAATTGATGAGAATTGA